A single region of the Eulemur rufifrons isolate Redbay chromosome 8, OSU_ERuf_1, whole genome shotgun sequence genome encodes:
- the DRAM2 gene encoding DNA damage-regulated autophagy modulator protein 2 isoform X1, which translates to MWWFQQGLSFLPSALVIWTSAAFIFSYITAVTLHHVDPALPYISDTGTVAPEKCLFGVMLNIAAVLGIATIYVRYKQVHALNPEENHIIKLNKAGLVLGILSCLGLSIVANFQKTTLFVAHVSGAVLTFGMGSLYMFVQTILSYQMQPKIHGKQVFWIRLLFVIWCGVSAFSMLTCSSILYSGNFGTDLVLKLHWNPEDKGYVIHMITTAAEWSMSFSFFGFFLTYIRDFQKISLRVEANLHGLTLYDTAPCPINNERTRLLSRDF; encoded by the exons ATGTGGTGGTTTCAgcaaggcctcagtttccttccttcaGCTCTTGTAATTTGGACATCTGCTGCTTTCATATTTTCATACATTACTGCAGTAACACTCCACCATGTAGACCCTGCCTTGCCTTACATCAG tgacaCTGGTACCGTCGCTCCAGAAAAATGCTTGTTTGGTGTAATGCTAAATATCGCTGCAGTTTTAG GCATTGCTACCATTTATGTTCGTTATAAGCAAGTTCATGCTCTGAATCCTGAAGAGAACCATATCATCAAATTAAACAAGGCTGGCCTTGTACTTGGAATACTGAGTTGTTTAGGACTTTCTATTGTGGCAAACTTCCAG AAAACAACACTTTTTGTTGCACATGTAAGTGGAGCTGTGCTCACTTTTGGTATGGGCTCATTATATATGTTTGTTCAGACCATCCTTTCCTACCAAATGCAGCCCAAAATTCATGGCAAACAAGTCTTCTGGATCAGACTACTGTTCGTTATTTGGTGTGGAGTAAGTGCATTTAGCA tGCTGACTTGCTCATCAATTTTGTACAGTGGCAATTTTGGGACTGATTTAGTACTGAAACTCCATTGGAACCCTGAGGACAAA GGTTATGTGATTCACATGATCACCACTGCAGCAGAATGGTCtatgtcattttccttctttggtTTTTTCCTGACTTACATTCGTGATTTTCAG aaAATTTCTTTACGGGTGGAAGCCAATTTACATGGATTAACCCTCTATGACACTGCTCCTTGCCCTATTAACAATGAACGAACACGACTACTTTCCAGAGATTTTTGa
- the DRAM2 gene encoding DNA damage-regulated autophagy modulator protein 2 isoform X2 gives MWWFQQGLSFLPSALVIWTSAAFIFSYITAVTLHHVDPALPYISDTGTVAPEKCLFGVMLNIAAVLENNTFCCTCKWSCAHFWYGLIIYVCSDHPFLPNAAQNSWQTSLLDQTTVRYLVWMLTCSSILYSGNFGTDLVLKLHWNPEDKGYVIHMITTAAEWSMSFSFFGFFLTYIRDFQKISLRVEANLHGLTLYDTAPCPINNERTRLLSRDF, from the exons ATGTGGTGGTTTCAgcaaggcctcagtttccttccttcaGCTCTTGTAATTTGGACATCTGCTGCTTTCATATTTTCATACATTACTGCAGTAACACTCCACCATGTAGACCCTGCCTTGCCTTACATCAG tgacaCTGGTACCGTCGCTCCAGAAAAATGCTTGTTTGGTGTAATGCTAAATATCGCTGCAGTTTTAG AAAACAACACTTTTTGTTGCACATGTAAGTGGAGCTGTGCTCACTTTTGGTATGGGCTCATTATATATGTTTGTTCAGACCATCCTTTCCTACCAAATGCAGCCCAAAATTCATGGCAAACAAGTCTTCTGGATCAGACTACTGTTCGTTATTTGGTGTGGA tGCTGACTTGCTCATCAATTTTGTACAGTGGCAATTTTGGGACTGATTTAGTACTGAAACTCCATTGGAACCCTGAGGACAAA GGTTATGTGATTCACATGATCACCACTGCAGCAGAATGGTCtatgtcattttccttctttggtTTTTTCCTGACTTACATTCGTGATTTTCAG aaAATTTCTTTACGGGTGGAAGCCAATTTACATGGATTAACCCTCTATGACACTGCTCCTTGCCCTATTAACAATGAACGAACACGACTACTTTCCAGAGATTTTTGa
- the DRAM2 gene encoding DNA damage-regulated autophagy modulator protein 2 isoform X3, with protein sequence MGSLYMFVQTILSYQMQPKIHGKQVFWIRLLFVIWCGVSAFSMLTCSSILYSGNFGTDLVLKLHWNPEDKGYVIHMITTAAEWSMSFSFFGFFLTYIRDFQKISLRVEANLHGLTLYDTAPCPINNERTRLLSRDF encoded by the exons ATGGGCTCATTATATATGTTTGTTCAGACCATCCTTTCCTACCAAATGCAGCCCAAAATTCATGGCAAACAAGTCTTCTGGATCAGACTACTGTTCGTTATTTGGTGTGGAGTAAGTGCATTTAGCA tGCTGACTTGCTCATCAATTTTGTACAGTGGCAATTTTGGGACTGATTTAGTACTGAAACTCCATTGGAACCCTGAGGACAAA GGTTATGTGATTCACATGATCACCACTGCAGCAGAATGGTCtatgtcattttccttctttggtTTTTTCCTGACTTACATTCGTGATTTTCAG aaAATTTCTTTACGGGTGGAAGCCAATTTACATGGATTAACCCTCTATGACACTGCTCCTTGCCCTATTAACAATGAACGAACACGACTACTTTCCAGAGATTTTTGa